The following coding sequences lie in one Phalacrocorax aristotelis chromosome 2, bGulAri2.1, whole genome shotgun sequence genomic window:
- the SBSPON gene encoding somatomedin-B and thrombospondin type-1 domain-containing protein codes for MGGAALSGALWLGLLWAGSGAGGSCSGKCCEGRDAACVGEGWREGGGYGTCYCDGGCRRAGDCCHDHGQACPALPCVVGEWSHWSGCAEQCQPNLRIRRRYVQQEPKNGGEPCPALEEKAGCLEYLTYQGEDCGHEHVPAFITTSEYGKERKRRAASSLWPSDKEAAGYCVEFKTESLSHHCALENRPYARWMQYLREGHTVCVACQPPAMNTDTHRCSGDGHNADGDKILHWEAVGNPQCQGTWKKIRQLEHCSCPLVHSFIFT; via the exons ATGGGCGGCGCGGCGCTGTCGGGAGCGCtgtggctggggctgctgtgggccgggagcggggccggggggagctgCTCGGGAAAGTGCTGCGAGGGTCGGGACGCCGCTTGTGTCGgcgagggatggagggagggaggaggttaCGGGACCTGCTACTGCGACGGAGGATGTCGGCGAGCCGGGGACTGCTGTCACGACCACGGCCAGGCGTGCCCGG CTCTTCCATGCGTTGTGGGGGAGTGGAGTCATTGGAGCGGCTGTGCAGAACAATGTCAACCCAACCTGCGGATACGTAGGCGCTATGTACAACAGGAACCTAAAAATGGTGGGGAACCTTGTCCTGCTCTAGAGGAGAAGGCTGGCTGCCTGGAATACCTGACTTACCAGGGAGAGGACTGCGGCCATGAACATG tcCCTGCTTTCATAACTACCTCTGAATACGGTAAAGAAAGAAAACGACGAGCAGCATCTTCTCTCTGGCCTTCAGACAAAGAAGCAGCTGG GTATTGTGTGGAATTTAAAACAGAATCGCTTTCACACCACTGTGCTTTGGAGAACCGGCCATATGCTCGATGGATGCAGTACCTACGAGAAGGACATACTGTGTGTGTAGCTTGCCAGCCTCCAGCTATGAATACTGACACGCACCGTTGTTCTGGAGATGGCCATAATGCAGATGG AGATAAAATTTTACACTGGGAAGCAGTTGGCAACCCTCAGTGCCAAGGAACCTGGAAGAAGATTCGGCAACTGGAGCACTGTTCATGCCCCCTTGTGcatagctttatttttacataa